Proteins encoded in a region of the Mucilaginibacter sabulilitoris genome:
- a CDS encoding bifunctional UDP-N-acetylmuramoyl-tripeptide:D-alanyl-D-alanine ligase/alanine racemase yields the protein MHSNQYSVTEVKQIINAGGNIVKEYTISTLLTDSRRINNAAEGLFFALSARRNGHEFVAEAYAAGIRNFVVQHGPEFNLPEANFLLVDSPLAALQILAAYHRSQFKLQVIGITGSNGKTIVKEWLYQLLAADKNIVRNPKSYNSQIGVPLSVWQINGRNDLGIFEAGISTINEMDKLQAIIKPQIGILTHIGSAHDEGFTSRREKVLEKLQLFKNSKQLIYHYDELLDYKKDIPVKETFTWSRKFKVADLYVFSETVISKKYYLRAYYHKKEIECLIPFSDQASIENAITCWAAMLALGYSAVEADKRIERLAPVSMRLELKNGVSNCSVIDDSYNSDLQSLEIALNFLGQQNQHQKKTLILSDILQSGLQQDVLYCQVANLIGTQRIDKFIGVGDALINNQTCFNLPEQHFFKDTPALLQQLKTIGFKDETILIKGSRSFEFERISNALTQKAHETIMEINLNTLLGNLNFYRSKLKPGVKVMAMVKAFSYGSGTFEVANMLQYNKVDYLAVAYIDEGVALRQAGINLPIMVLNPEASAFDKLTENKLQPVIYSFGLLDDFVIYTQERGIVNYPVHLKIDTGMHRLGFENLDIETLCDMLEQNRYVHIQSVFSHLVASEAPEHDEFTKKQIKRFEKAFKEIEKTLGYKVIKHLCNTSGITRWPSAHYDMVRLGIGLYGVDSAVPASDNALQPIASLKTSVAQVKKIGAGDTISYGRSGSLLKDGKIATVRIGYADGYLRAFGKGVGKMLVKGTLVPTVGNITMDMCMLDVSGLDVNEGDEVIVFNDQLRIEELARQIGTIPYEILTNVSQRVKRVYFYE from the coding sequence ATGCATAGCAATCAATACTCTGTAACCGAGGTAAAGCAAATTATAAACGCGGGTGGTAATATTGTAAAGGAATATACCATAAGCACCCTGTTAACTGATAGCCGCCGCATCAATAATGCGGCCGAGGGCCTGTTTTTTGCTTTAAGCGCGAGGCGTAACGGGCACGAGTTTGTTGCCGAGGCCTATGCAGCCGGTATCCGTAATTTTGTGGTGCAGCATGGCCCCGAATTTAATTTACCCGAAGCTAATTTTCTGTTGGTTGATAGTCCGTTGGCCGCCCTGCAGATTTTGGCCGCTTACCATCGCAGCCAGTTTAAGCTGCAGGTAATCGGCATCACGGGCAGCAACGGTAAAACCATAGTTAAAGAGTGGCTGTACCAACTGCTTGCTGCCGATAAAAATATTGTTCGTAACCCCAAGAGCTATAACTCGCAAATTGGTGTGCCGCTTTCGGTATGGCAGATCAACGGCCGTAACGACCTCGGTATTTTTGAAGCCGGTATATCTACCATAAACGAGATGGATAAGCTGCAGGCTATCATTAAACCGCAAATAGGAATCTTAACCCATATCGGTTCGGCCCACGACGAGGGCTTTACCAGCAGGAGAGAGAAGGTGCTGGAAAAATTGCAGCTGTTTAAAAACAGCAAGCAACTTATTTATCATTATGATGAGCTTTTAGATTACAAAAAAGATATACCTGTTAAGGAAACCTTTACCTGGAGCCGTAAGTTCAAGGTGGCCGATCTGTATGTTTTCAGTGAAACCGTGATCTCCAAAAAATATTACTTGCGGGCCTATTACCACAAAAAAGAGATCGAATGCCTTATCCCTTTTTCCGACCAGGCATCTATCGAAAACGCCATTACCTGCTGGGCTGCCATGCTGGCTTTGGGTTACAGTGCCGTTGAGGCTGACAAGCGTATTGAGCGCCTGGCCCCCGTTAGCATGCGCCTGGAATTAAAGAACGGTGTAAGCAATTGTTCTGTTATTGATGATTCCTACAACTCCGATCTGCAATCGCTGGAGATAGCGCTGAACTTTCTGGGACAGCAAAACCAGCATCAGAAAAAAACTCTGATCCTGTCAGATATATTACAATCGGGCCTGCAGCAGGATGTGTTGTACTGCCAGGTAGCCAACCTCATAGGTACACAGCGCATCGATAAATTTATTGGCGTTGGCGATGCGCTCATCAATAACCAAACGTGTTTTAACTTGCCCGAACAACATTTTTTTAAAGATACACCAGCCTTGCTGCAGCAATTAAAAACCATTGGCTTTAAGGACGAAACCATCCTCATCAAAGGATCGCGAAGCTTTGAGTTTGAGCGCATAAGCAATGCGTTAACCCAAAAGGCCCACGAAACCATCATGGAAATTAACCTGAACACTTTGCTGGGCAACCTTAACTTTTATCGGTCTAAATTAAAACCGGGTGTAAAGGTGATGGCTATGGTTAAGGCGTTCTCATACGGCAGCGGCACCTTTGAGGTGGCCAATATGCTGCAATACAATAAGGTTGATTACCTGGCGGTGGCCTATATTGACGAAGGTGTGGCCCTGCGCCAGGCGGGTATTAACCTGCCTATTATGGTGCTTAACCCCGAGGCATCGGCGTTTGATAAGCTTACCGAAAATAAACTGCAGCCGGTTATTTACAGCTTTGGCCTGCTTGATGATTTTGTTATTTACACGCAGGAGCGAGGTATTGTAAATTACCCGGTGCACCTTAAAATTGATACGGGCATGCACCGCCTGGGTTTCGAGAACCTGGATATTGAAACGCTTTGCGACATGCTGGAACAAAACAGGTATGTGCATATCCAGTCGGTATTTTCGCACCTGGTGGCGAGCGAGGCTCCGGAACATGATGAGTTTACCAAAAAGCAGATCAAGCGTTTTGAAAAGGCTTTTAAGGAGATAGAAAAAACGCTGGGTTATAAGGTGATCAAACACCTGTGCAATACGTCGGGTATTACCCGCTGGCCGTCGGCGCATTATGATATGGTACGCCTTGGCATCGGTTTGTATGGGGTCGATTCGGCTGTTCCGGCGTCGGATAACGCTTTGCAGCCCATAGCCAGCTTAAAAACAAGCGTGGCCCAGGTTAAAAAGATAGGAGCGGGCGATACCATCAGTTATGGCCGGAGCGGCAGTTTATTAAAGGATGGCAAAATAGCCACGGTACGCATAGGCTACGCCGACGGATATTTACGAGCCTTTGGCAAAGGGGTAGGTAAAATGCTGGTGAAGGGCACGCTGGTACCTACCGTGGGAAATATTACTATGGATATGTGCATGCTTGATGTAAGCGGTCTTGACGTAAACGAGGGCGATGAGGTGATTGTTTTTAACGATCAGCTGCGGATTGAGGAGTTGGCCAGGCAAATAGGCACCATCCCATATGAAATATTAACTAATGTTTCGCAAAGGGTGAAAAGAGTGTATTTTTATGAATAA
- a CDS encoding DUF502 domain-containing protein — protein MNRLAGALLRYFVKGLLVVVPIGAAFFLIYWAVSTIDKALNLSDVLWVDKNGKHMYIPGLGILNVLVVIMVAGILVTNVVTEPIKRWFNRWLNRLPLIKFLYSSIKDLTEAIVGDEKKFNEPVIVEVNEFGLKKIGFIVQKDLTALSLPGDVAVYFPYSYSFAGQVVIISADKVKPIEKSAADMMKFVISGGVSGLDHKGSDHK, from the coding sequence ATGAACAGATTGGCCGGGGCGCTATTAAGGTATTTTGTAAAGGGACTATTGGTAGTAGTACCCATAGGTGCGGCATTTTTTTTAATTTACTGGGCGGTATCAACCATTGACAAGGCCCTGAACCTGAGCGATGTGCTTTGGGTCGATAAAAATGGTAAACACATGTATATCCCGGGGCTGGGTATTTTAAATGTGCTGGTGGTGATCATGGTAGCCGGAATACTGGTTACCAATGTAGTAACCGAACCCATTAAACGTTGGTTTAACCGCTGGCTTAATCGTTTGCCATTAATCAAGTTCCTGTATTCTTCTATCAAAGATCTTACAGAGGCTATTGTTGGCGACGAGAAAAAGTTTAATGAGCCCGTTATAGTAGAGGTGAACGAATTTGGGCTCAAGAAAATAGGTTTTATCGTTCAAAAAGATCTGACTGCTTTAAGCCTGCCCGGTGACGTAGCCGTGTACTTTCCTTATTCTTATTCCTTCGCGGGGCAGGTGGTGATCATATCGGCCGATAAAGTAAAGCCTATTGAAAAAAGCGCCGCCGACATGATGAAATTTGTAATTTCGGGCGGGGTAAGCGGTTTAGATCATAAAGGCTCAGATCATAAATGA